The Alistipes finegoldii DSM 17242 DNA segment TTCGAAAAATACGGAAGACGGGCAGAATGTTTGCCATAACAAGCAAAACGGCGGATAAAACAAGCCGGGCATCAGAGTTATAAACTGCTCCGATGCCCGGTTATTATTTTTGCAATCACATTATTTCTTTTGTCCTTTTGGATAGGTCATTCCCGCAAAAAAATCTTCCAAAGAAATATCGTAAAATTCGCAGAATTTAGAAATCGATCCTAATGAGGGGAATTTTTGTTCACTTTCATAATCCCATATCTTTAAGTGAGTATTATTGGATAAATACTCTTGTGTATGGTCATGCTGTTCCCGAATTTCACGCATTCGTTGAGCGACCAAATTTACTAATATGGGATTTGTCGGTTTCAGTTCGCTGAATTTTTTACAAAAAAATCACCATTTCAATCTTTTTCATTACCCCATAAAGGGGAAATTCGTTTTTTTGTTTATATTTGTAGACCAAACTTTAATGTATGCAGAAATTATGCTAACTTTGCAATTGTATAATTCGGCATAGCCGACGGACATAACATATAGAGAGCAGCAACTCTTTATGCCTTACTGAAAAATTAGGAACTTTTCGAGAATGAGGTATAAATGTTGCCAGCCCTTGTTTTGTTCCGTCCGTAAGGACGGGACTTGCAAGGGCGCGGTACATTTCTCATTCGGGGTCTCCTAATACCTTCAGTAAGGAATGTTATCGCGTCCCTTGCTTTTTTTATGCCTTTGCGGGGCGCGGATTCACACCAACGAAAACCGAAGAAAATGTCCCGCCGCATCCGATTCCGGAATTACCCGAAGGCCCAAAATCCCCATTATATTTTACTGCTCTGGCACAATACGGGCCGGACGTTCCTGCCGCAAGGTTCTGCGCGGCAGGACGTCCGTTTTTGGGCCGGGGAGCGGGGGAACGCCCTCACGCCGCACGATCCGGCGCGGCGGGCGTCATAAGGTTCTCTGAGCGACACATACAATCCCGCATTCCGGATGCAGCCGGCAGGCATTGCGCCGGAAGCGGTCCCTGAAATCTGGCAGCCGGGGCGGTCTCCGCATTGAATTCTTCCTAAAGTGAAGTTGCGTCACTTGTTCGGTCGGAACCGCCCCTTTTTCAAACCCAAAACCACGCGATGAACGAAGAGGACCCCGAATTCGAGAAGACCCTGCGGGCCATCAACCATTATTACATAACGCAGGTGGGCATCTGCACCGCGGCGCTGAGCAAACTGCGGTCGGCGGAGCTAAGCGACAAGAACATCATCATCCGGGCGATCATGTGCGACATGCCCGACTGCGGCGTCGAGACCGAAGCGTCGGCCGACGATTGCGGCGTCGATCTATGGGCCGACCGGGCGGAGTATGTGAACGAGACGTCGTTCAATCTCTACGTCACGCAGGCCGAGGAAAACGTGCTCTGGAACGCCGGGGAGAAAGGCCGGAAACCGGGGCGTCTGGCGGTTCCGCAGCAGCGGATCACGGTGCGGAGCGACGGGATGGGCACGGCGCCGGTCATTCCGCTCATCTACCTGACACTGCTGAGCGCCAAACTGCTGGCGATGGCGTTTCCCGACGGGTGCACGGACGCGGAATTGTCCGGCTACAACGACGAGCGGACGATGGCGGCCCTGACGGACCGTGTGATGACGGTACTGGAGCAGCTGGCCCTGCGGGACGGGGAGGAGGAGACCCGAAGCCCGGCAAGCTGAGCGGGGACGGGCAGGGTAGAGTGCGGAGCAGGCGACGGGGAAACGGGCCGGGCCGGAACGCAGGGCAGGGACGCAGAGCAGGGACGCAGAGCAGGGACGCAGAGCAGGGACGCAGAGCAGGGACGCGAAGCGGGCGGCCGGGAAACAGGCGCCGGGGCCGCGGATGCAAACGGGAGGGGCGCAAGAGGGCGGGCGGAGACGGACGACGGAAGCGGGCAGCAAAGCGGGCGGCGAAAGCGGGCGGCGAAGCCGGCGAAATACGGCAGAAGAGATGAAAAGTGGGGTTCATGACCGATTTGAACCGCACTTTTCGTATATTTGCATCCTGTAAAAGCCAATTCACCCCAAACAACAGCAAAAACAACCACCCATGTCGGAAACAAAAGTCTCTGCGGCGGCATTTGCAGATACGAAACCCCACTACAACATACTCGACGGATTGCGCGGCGTAGCGGCGCTGATGGTCGTCTGGTTTCACGTGTTCGAAGCCTTTGCGACAAGTCACGTCGATCAGAGAATCAACCACGGCTATCTGGCCGTCGATTTCTTCTTCATTCTGTCGGGGTTCGTGATCGGCTACGCCTACGACGACCGGTGGAAACGAATGACGGTAAGGGAGTTTGTCACGCGACGGTTCATCCGTCTGCATCCGATGGTGGTAATCGGCGCGGTGATCGGAGCCGTCATGTTCTACTTTCAGGGCTGCTCCGTATGGGACGTCTCGAAAGTCTCGGTGACGATGCTGCTGGCAGCGACCCTGATGAACGCCTGCATGATTCCGGCCACGCCCGGCATGGAGATCCGGGGCGTGACCGAAATGTTCCCGCTGAACGGTCCGAGCTGGTCGCTGTTTTACGAGTATATCGGCAACATCCTCTATGCGCTGTTCATCCGCAGGCTGCCGACCAAGGCGCTCGCGGCGCTGGTGCTGCTCGCCGGATGCGGACTGGCGGCGTTTGCCGTATGGGGTCCCTACGGCGACATATGCGCGGGGTTCTCGCTGACGGGCGACAACATAGCCGGAGGGTCTCTGAGGCTGTTGTTCTCGTTCTCGGCGGGACTGCTGATGTCGCGCGTATTCAGGCCCGTGAAGGTAAAGGGGGCGTTCTGGATATGCAGTCTGGGCGTCGTCGTCCTGCTGGCCGTGCCGCGAATCGGCGGAGAGGAAAACTACTGGATGAACGGGCTGTACGACACATTGTGCTTTGCGCTGGCCTTTCCGCTGCTCGTCTACCTCGGAGCGTCGGGCAAGACGACGGACAGGACGACCGCAAGGATATGCAAATTCATGGGAGACATATCGTATCCGCTCTACATGGTGCACTATCCGTTCATCTATCTGTACTATGCGTGGGTGAAAAACGGGAACCTGACCTTCGCGCAATCGCTGCCCGGCGCAGCGGCGCTGGTCATCGGGTCCGTGCTGCTGGCATACCTGTGCCTGAAACTGTACGACGAACCGGTGCGCAGGTTCCTGACGAAGCATCTCCTGCGCACGCAAAAGCCGGTACGGCAGACACCCTGAGCCACATAACACGAAACAGACCATGCACCGCATCCGCCTCGCCATCCTCCTGTTCCTGTGCGTCTCAGCCGCAGGCTGCCAGCCCGTTCCCGGCGTTCTGCTCGACGCCGAAGCGATCGTCATGGAGCACCCTGACAGCGCCGCACGGCTGCTGGAGGGCGTTCCGGCTCCGGAGAAAAGACTCTCCCGACGCAACTATGCGCATTATGCGCTGGTGCTGACCCAAGCCCGGTGGCTCGCGGGGGAGAACATGATCGACGACACGCTTTCGGACGTAGCCCTCGACTATTACCGCACCCACACCGACGATTTCGCCGCAGCGCACAAGGCCTATTATTATGCGGCCAAGATCGCCCATCAGCGCCGGCAGCCGGAGGTGGCGATGACGCTGCTGCTCAAAAGCCGCGACATGCTGCCCCCGAAAGGGGAGTGGAGGCGGCATTACGTCGTGGAGACATGGCTCGGCGTATTCTGCGGCCAGCAGCATCTCTTCGAGGAGAAGATACGTCACGCGCAGCAGGCGTACGCCTACGCCGACAGCATGGAGCGTTACGACTGGATGTGCATATCGCTCGGCGACATGGCGCACGCCTATATGGGGCTGGACAATTATGACAGCATGGAATACTATGCGATCAAGGCGCTCAGGCTCGCCGAAGAGAAGGGCATAACCGAAAACACCTCCCCGAAGTGGGCCATGCTGATCGAAAGCGCCCTGAAACGGAAAGAGTACCGCAAGGCCGAAGAGTATTGGGAAAAGGGGTTCGGGCACGCCCCGGCATGGACCCGGTATTCATGGCTGAGCACCAAGGCCGACATCTGCAACCGCACGGGCCGCTACGACACGGCGCTGGAGCTGACAGACAGTTCCCGCCGCATGTGCGCCGACACGACGCACCTCACCTCGCGGGCGTTATGGGCGCTCAACACCTCGAACGCATGGGAGGGGAAAGGCGACGCGGCAAGAAGTCTCGAAGCCCTGAAGCAGTACATCCGGTTCAAGGACTCGATCGACGAGAAGGTGCACAGCGCCGAAGTGCTCAATATCCGCAAACTCTGGCGTTACGAACAGCTCAAAACCCAGAACGCCGCCCTTCAAAGCCAGAAACAGCACCGCGAACGCATCGTCTACGAGACGATTCTGATTTGCGCGGCGCTCATGCTGCTCGGCGCATGGTTGGGACTGCGCATGTGGCACCGCGCCAAATTGCGGGAATTCGCCCAGCAAAAGCGCATCCTGCGGCAGGAAAACGAACTCGACGCCATGCGGCGCAAGGAGGAACACCTGCGCACGACCTTTTTCCGCCAGCTCAACAGCCGTTTCATCGCGCAGGTCCGGCAGGGCGGGGAGAGCAGGAAATGCCGCATGTCGGACGAAGACTGGAAGACGATCTTCACCCATGCCGACGCCGTATTCGACAATTTCACGGTCCGTCTCCGCGGGCAATTCCCGGCGCTGAACGAGGAGGACATCCGCTATTGCTGTATGGTGCGCATGCACCTGTCGCAGGCCGAAATCGCGAGCGTCGTCTGTCTGGAAAAGGATTCGGTGAAAAAACGGCTGAAGCGCATCCGCACCGAGAAGCTGGCTTCCGCGAAGGGTTCGACGCTGGAGGAGATCCTCTCGCGGCTGTAAAATATACCCCCGGCTGCCGCCCCCGACG contains these protein-coding regions:
- a CDS encoding acyltransferase family protein, with the translated sequence MSETKVSAAAFADTKPHYNILDGLRGVAALMVVWFHVFEAFATSHVDQRINHGYLAVDFFFILSGFVIGYAYDDRWKRMTVREFVTRRFIRLHPMVVIGAVIGAVMFYFQGCSVWDVSKVSVTMLLAATLMNACMIPATPGMEIRGVTEMFPLNGPSWSLFYEYIGNILYALFIRRLPTKALAALVLLAGCGLAAFAVWGPYGDICAGFSLTGDNIAGGSLRLLFSFSAGLLMSRVFRPVKVKGAFWICSLGVVVLLAVPRIGGEENYWMNGLYDTLCFALAFPLLVYLGASGKTTDRTTARICKFMGDISYPLYMVHYPFIYLYYAWVKNGNLTFAQSLPGAAALVIGSVLLAYLCLKLYDEPVRRFLTKHLLRTQKPVRQTP
- a CDS encoding helix-turn-helix domain-containing protein produces the protein MREIREQHDHTQEYLSNNTHLKIWDYESEQKFPSLGSISKFCEFYDISLEDFFAGMTYPKGQKK